AGTTCACCCTATCCCAGAAAGAAGAACATACTGGAGAAATTAAGCAATATGCTAAACTTCAGGAATATGCCCAAGCGGTACTTAAAGAATGGATGTAGGATAAGGCATTGGCCTTATCCTTTTTTGTTTTCCTGTTTTAAAAAATCGAGCACTGGAGAAAAGGGCTGATTTTCCTTTGTCTGAAAATAAGAACTGAATGGATCGCCATCGCTGTTTACCCTTTTTATAAGATTGGTTATCTGAAACCGCTCCATTGTGAGTTTCTCATTGACTTCCTCCCAAAACAGAGGAGCAGCAACAGTTGCTGCTTTATTTCCTCTTGCTGAATAAGGGGCAATGATTGTCTTGCCTTCTGCATGCTGGATATAATCCACATAAAGCCGGCCTCCGCGATTTTTCTTTAATCTTTCTATTGTAAAAGAATCGGGATCTTTGGAAATTAGATACTGGGCAATAAATTCGGTGAACAGCCGAGTATCATCAAAGCTATAGGTATTTTCCTGCAGCGGGATATAGATTTGCAGACCTTTATTCCCGGATGTTTTGACAAAGCTGATTAATTTCAGTTGATCAAGCACCTCTTTAATCAATATAGCAGCTTTAATGGCAAGATGAAAAGCGTCCCTCGAAGGAGGATCTAAATCAAACACTATTTCGCTGGGACCATTGCTGTAAATGGTCTTAAATGGGATATGATATTCAAATGCAAGCTGGTTGCCAAGCCAGAGCAGTGTTTGAAGATTATTGCAGACAATATAATTGATGCCTTCAGACATTTCAGTTTCTACAAAATCCGGTGCGTAATCCGGGCAATTTTTCTGGTAGAAAGGCTCAGCAAAGATCCCATGCGGGTAGCGGATTACAGTTAAAAGCCTTTTCTTTAAAAATGGCAGCATATATGGAGCAATCTCTCTTAAAAAGTGAATGTAATCAATCTTTTGAATAGCTGGTGTTTCCCATAATGGCTTATCTGGATGGGTGATTTCTATTTCGGGAGGCAGGTTTTTCTGCTGTTGTATAAATTTCTCATAAGTGCAGGCATCAGGCTTCAAATCGAAACGAAACTGGTGAAAATGCGGTTCGCGCATTTGATCCTCATAAATCTCCAGATATTTAACTTCCACACATATTGCTGGTTCTACATATATGAATTGGCTGTTTTCATCTGTTTTATTATCTTTGATGATTTGGAATAAGGCTTGTTTTTCATCGGGCTTCAACCCAAAAAGAAACTGTCCGATTGCTATGACAGCATCCCCTGGAATACACCAGCATAAAAATAGCCATTTGATTTTTCATATGCGGTGATAAAGCAGTTAACGTATTTCCAATTCTTGAATTTTAGCCATAAAGATGATCTCTTTCCTTCTTCCCATTTATTCTTCAACTGCTTTGCCACGATTCCTTCACCATCATGCAGGACAATTTTTTCCCAAAGTTCATTAAAGCTGCGGTATGGAGGGATTAATTGTATCAATCTCGGATCCTTCTCATCAGGTTTTAAGGGCATATTACAATCCTTAAACAAAGCTTCCAGTTCTGCTTTTCTGGTAAAGTACTCTTTATCGGTCATTTTTTTGCCTTTTACCATCAAAATGTCAAAAATAAGAAGACGGCATGGCGCAGTTTTTGCCTTCTCTTGAATTTTCTTTTCAGACCTCATCCTGCCCCTGACCTGGATGGACCCAAAATGGGCTTTATAGGCATTCTCCAGAAAGACTAATTCTCCATCTAGTGTAAGTGGAAGGTATGATTCGAATTTATCTTTGTTTTGCTCTAAAAAATCCTTAATTTCCGGGAAAATATGTAATAAAGGCTTATCATTCCTGCTTGTCAGTCTGGGTTCCTTGTCCAAGTGCAGGATTGCTCTAAAACCATCATACTTCGCTTCAAAGAGCCATTCCTTCTCTTCCGGAACATCAAAAGTTAAGGTTGGAAGCATTGGTCTCATTCAATTTGGCCTCCTTTACAATCGTTACTATAGTTTTGGCCATTGCCGCTAAAACTACTCAGTTTCCAAATGTTTTAGCGTATTTCCCTTTTTGTTAATACACAAGTTATGAGTACTACATCTAATAAGAATGGGAGTTTGACTATGCACACAATGTGGAAAGGAAGCATCAGTTTTGGGCTGGTGAATATACCAATTAAGCTGCACTCGGCTACAGAAGATAAGGATATAAAGCTGAGAAATCTTCATAAAGAATGTCATTCGCCAATTAAATATGAGAAAACATGTCCTGTTTGTGAAGTAGAAATTAAAAACGAAGATATTGTAAAAGCTTATGAATACACAAAAGGAAAGTTTGTCGTTTTAGAGGATGAGGATTTAGAAAAGCTTAAACAGGAAAATGAGGATAAAGCTGTCGAGATTGTGGACTTTGTAAAAATACAGGAGATTGATCCGATTTATTATAATCGCACATATTATATGTCTCCAGGGGACGGAGGAGGAAAAGCCTATTCCCTTTTAAGAAAAGCGCTGGAGACGTCAGAAAAGGTAGGTTTGGCAAAAATCATTATTCGATCCAAAGAACAGCTGGCTGTGGTCCGGGTATATGAAAACACTCTTGTAATGGAGACGATTCATTACCCTGATGAAGTGCGTAAGGCTGCGGATGTGCCAAATGTACCTGCAGAAGACAAAGTGACTGATAAGGAAATCGATACTGCCATTATGCTGATTGATCAATTAACCACTGAATTTAAACCCGAGAAATATAATGATGACTACCGGACAGCTCTTTTGGAGCTTATCGAAGCAAAACGTACTGGCAAAGATATAGTCACACCGGTCGAAAAAGAACCTGCAGCCAATGTAACCGACCTTATGGCTGCCCTGCAGGCATCAATTGATAAAACCAAGCCTGCTGATGCAGAAACAAAGAAAAAACCGGCAGCTAAAAAGAAACGTGCTCCTGCAAAAACAAAAGCAAAAAAGCAGGCTTAATAGAAATAAAACCGACTTTGCTTTTGCAAAATCGGTTTTTTACTGGAGCTATTTTTTTGAAGAAAAGTCTTCAAAAAATGTTCTGTTTATCAAAGTTAGTGGTAATCCTATAAATAAAAAGGATTTGTTTAAATGAACAGGAAGAATTTAACATCAAAAAATATCATCTACTTAACGTTGGCAGCTGCAATTATTGGCGGATTTGTGCTGCTTTTTATTGAAATAGTGGACGAATTGAAGGAAAATGAGCTAATTCGATTCGATGAAGCTGTGATTCAGTATGTACAGGCCTTTATTTCTCCCCGGCTCACGGAGTATATGAGCGTGATTACTTTTTTGGGGTCGGTAAAATGGCTGGCTTTTTCTGTAATTATGGCGGTCGTACTTTTGTTTATATTTAAAAAGAGTTCACTTGCATGGTTCATGGTTCTTTCATCCGGTCTTGGAGCACTTTTCAACTTGCTGCTGAAATGGATTTTCAAAAGAGAACGACCGGATATCAGACCTCTGATTGAGGAGCAGGGATTCAGTTTTCCGAGTGGCCATTCAATGGGATCTTTTATTTTTTATGGCTCGCTGGCCTATATGATCATCCATTTGGCAAAAAGAAAACGATGGAAGACTGCATGGACAGTGATGCTAGGCTGTTTTATCATCATGATTGGGTTAAGCCGCATCTATTTAGGCGTTCATTTTCCAAGTGATGTAATAGCTGGATTTGCAGCCGGAGGTGCCTGGCTGACAATAATGATAATTGGATTCCGCTATTATGAGTACCGCAAAAATGTATAATGGGTATTGAGAAATGCGCAGTTTCTTTATAACATAGGGAAATAACAGATACAGGAGTGGGAACAATGAATCAAAAAATTTTGCCGGCATCTTCAAACATGAAAGAATTTGAAAAGTTCCTGAAAAGCCCCTATGACATTGGTGTATTTCTCGATATGCACATTTCGCAGCTGAAGAATGTTTCGCAGATGGCAAAAGCACATAACAAAAAAATGATTTATCATGTTGATCTGATTCATGGCTTGAAAAGCGATGATTATGCCGCAGAATATATATGCCAGGAATTTAAGCCTTACGGGTTAATTTCTACTAAATCCAGCGTCATCCTAAAAGCAAAGCAAAAAGGAGTGATCGCTGTCCAGAGGATTTTCCTCATCGATTCTCACGCGCTTGAAAAAAGTTATAAATTAATCGAGAAAACCAGGCCGGACTACATAGAAGTTTTGCCGGGAGCCATGCCATGGATGATAAAAGAAGTAAATGAACGTCTGAACACCCCCATATTTGCTGGAGGACTCATCCGATCAGAAGAAGAAGTGAAGAATGCGCTTGGTGCAGGAGCAGCTGCCATTACAACTTCGAAAATAGAATTATGGGAAAGGTTTTCATAAAAATGTTCAAGGAAAGTTTGACAACGTTTTCATAGACTTGTATACTCGGTTTAACAAGTTAATTTATGTGTCGGAGATTAGGAGATTCACACAGTTTAGCCATTAATGGCTTAATCTGTCGTGAATCTCCTTTTTTGTTTCCGATCACCCAAAACGGAAAGGGGATTTTCAGATGTCTGCTTTTATGGGAGAAATAATTGGAACGATGATCTTGATTGTTTTTGGAGGAGGCGTTGTTGCCGGAGCGAATTTAAAAAAGACTTTCTCTTTCAATGGAGGGTGGATTGTTATCACCATCGCCTGGGGACTAGCTGTAACGATGGGGATTTTTGCTGTAGGATCGATTAGCGGGGCACACTTGAATCCTGCTGTAACAATCGGGTTTGCGCTTAGCGGGGATTTCCCTTGGGCAGACGTGCCTGGCTATATTCTGGCTCAAGTCCTGGGAGGTTTTTTGGGAGGGGTTATTGTATTCCTTCACTATCTCCCGCATTGGAAAGAAACAGAAGACCAGGGTGCTAAACTTGCTGTTTTCTCAACCAGTCCTGCGATTCCCCATACATTTTCAAATTTATTAAGTGAAATGATTGGGACGTTTATTCTTGTACTGGGATTGATGTTTATTGGGGCAAATCAATTTACAGAAGGCTTAAATCCGATAGCTGCAGGCCTTCTGATTGTTGTAATCGGAATGTCGCTCGGAGGGACAACTGGCTATGCGATTAATCCGGCTCGAGACCTGGGACCGCGAATTGCTCATTTTCTTCTTCCGATTGCAGGAAAAGGGAAATCGAACTGGGGGTATGCATGGATACCGGTAGCTGGTCCAATCCTGGGGGGATTAATGGGTTC
This window of the Cytobacillus pseudoceanisediminis genome carries:
- a CDS encoding non-homologous end joining protein Ku; this translates as MHTMWKGSISFGLVNIPIKLHSATEDKDIKLRNLHKECHSPIKYEKTCPVCEVEIKNEDIVKAYEYTKGKFVVLEDEDLEKLKQENEDKAVEIVDFVKIQEIDPIYYNRTYYMSPGDGGGKAYSLLRKALETSEKVGLAKIIIRSKEQLAVVRVYENTLVMETIHYPDEVRKAADVPNVPAEDKVTDKEIDTAIMLIDQLTTEFKPEKYNDDYRTALLELIEAKRTGKDIVTPVEKEPAANVTDLMAALQASIDKTKPADAETKKKPAAKKKRAPAKTKAKKQA
- a CDS encoding phosphatase PAP2 family protein; its protein translation is MNRKNLTSKNIIYLTLAAAIIGGFVLLFIEIVDELKENELIRFDEAVIQYVQAFISPRLTEYMSVITFLGSVKWLAFSVIMAVVLLFIFKKSSLAWFMVLSSGLGALFNLLLKWIFKRERPDIRPLIEEQGFSFPSGHSMGSFIFYGSLAYMIIHLAKRKRWKTAWTVMLGCFIIMIGLSRIYLGVHFPSDVIAGFAAGGAWLTIMIIGFRYYEYRKNV
- a CDS encoding glycerol-3-phosphate responsive antiterminator; the protein is MNQKILPASSNMKEFEKFLKSPYDIGVFLDMHISQLKNVSQMAKAHNKKMIYHVDLIHGLKSDDYAAEYICQEFKPYGLISTKSSVILKAKQKGVIAVQRIFLIDSHALEKSYKLIEKTRPDYIEVLPGAMPWMIKEVNERLNTPIFAGGLIRSEEEVKNALGAGAAAITTSKIELWERFS
- a CDS encoding MIP/aquaporin family protein, which encodes MSAFMGEIIGTMILIVFGGGVVAGANLKKTFSFNGGWIVITIAWGLAVTMGIFAVGSISGAHLNPAVTIGFALSGDFPWADVPGYILAQVLGGFLGGVIVFLHYLPHWKETEDQGAKLAVFSTSPAIPHTFSNLLSEMIGTFILVLGLMFIGANQFTEGLNPIAAGLLIVVIGMSLGGTTGYAINPARDLGPRIAHFLLPIAGKGKSNWGYAWIPVAGPILGGLMGSAFYQVMFDDKASGMLWAVLGVNIIVLILSYIFGKKQPGEVDSSKVAA